Proteins encoded together in one Salvelinus fontinalis isolate EN_2023a chromosome 6, ASM2944872v1, whole genome shotgun sequence window:
- the LOC129857421 gene encoding sialic acid-binding Ig-like lectin 5: MWVLIWAALLLFLTERTTCQNKAPPAPINITFSPAEITPQAGLCAVIPCSFTHPDNFTAHTAIWFKCPDAKCSIKVDTDSIFHSKKSSKAQEGYRRRVSLLETDVTKKNCSIIINDITKTDDGDYQLRLSGSFNSGNSSKFTSRGKMKIAVKALTQKPSVLTPPLTEGEPASLTCTAPGTCSGTPPHITWTWRGTGDYITELRDNTTIQKREDLTNVTTTHFSTLNFTPSAEHHTTKVTCQVTFNGNITTEETVTLNVTHVKEPKISGSNTVREGDTLNLSCFVDSYPPPPSITWSKNGTTALEQNNSGLATLTISNMTREHAGEYVCKAQHLNRTLTASIVVTVMYHPVILNASGCVIQAKVMTCVCVSQGVPLPLIGWLNTEEYSLTKSVLRSSVNTTIRMHVGNHTNTTVECVSTNEVGRVREKLQVTQKESQGKQGEEVSKDILAMLLNPPLIAAFAIGAAFSATICCIFLCLTGKCERYKERIPKDSDSKSPLTNLAMVACEDQQTDAGQAVRGEQTPLQVVLMEGAENTEPQTSGAAGNSAKGDVHYASINYSLLKKKTPEEAEKETTTTESEYAKIKREKKKEGDEDGGEGSGVMDEEENEPPAETDEDTTLYSNVKAIMGGGE; this comes from the exons ATGTGGGTCCTCATCTGGGCAGCTCTACTTCTCTTTCTGACAGAGAGAACCACATGCCAAA ATAAGGCCCCTCCAGCACCAATCAACATCACCTTCAGTCCAGCAGAGATAACACCACAGGCTGGACTATGTGCTGTTATTCCATGTTCGTTCACTCACCCTGATAACTTCACTGCTCACACAGCAATATGGTTTAAATGCCCTGATGCAAAATGTTCTATTAAAGTCGACACAGACTCTATTTTCCACTCAAAAAAATCCTCTAAAGCTCAGGAGGGTTATAGAAGGCGAGTGTCACTACTGGAGACAGACGTGACAAAGAAGAACTGCAGTATAATCATCAATGACATCACTAAGACTGATGATGGAGACTATCAATTAAGACTGTCCGGATCATTTAACAGTGGAAATAGTAGTAAATTTACATCCCGAGGGAAAATGAAAATTGCAGTGAAAG CTCTGACCCAGAAGCCCTCAGTGTTGACTCCTCCTCTGACAGAAGGAGAACCAGCTTCTCTGACCTGCACTGCCCCGGGGACCTGCTCTGGAACTCCTCCTCACATCACATGGAcatggagagggacaggagactaCATCACTGAGCTCAGAGACAACACCACTATACAAAAGAGAGAGGATCTGACCAACGTCACAACAACCCACTTCTCAACTTTGAACTTTACACCTTCAGCAGAGCACCACACCACCAAGGTCACGTGCCAAGTGACATTCAACGGGAACATCACCACTGAGGAGACAGTGACTTTGAATGTGACTC ATGTGAAGGAACCCAAGATCTctggtagtaacacagtgagAGAGGGTGATACCCTGAATCTGTCTTGCTTTGTTGACAGctacccaccaccaccatctatcaCCTGGAGTAAGAATGGGACAACAGCTTTGGAACAGAATAACTCTGGACTGGCCACTCTCACCATCTCTAACATGACAAGAGAACATGCAGGGGAGTATGTGTGTAAAGCTCAACACCTCAACAGGACTCTGACAGCTTCCATTGTTGTCACTGTGATGT aCCATCCAGTGATTCTCAATGCTTCTGGGTGTGTCATCCAGGCCAAGGtcatgacctgtgtgtgtgtcagtcaggggGTCCCCTTACCTCTCATAGGCTGGCTTAACACTGAGGAGTACTCCCTCACTAAATCAGTGTTGAGGTCCTCAGTGAACACCACCATCAGGATGCATGTCGGAAACCACACCAACACTACTGTGGAGTGTGTCAGCACAAATGAAgtgggcagagtgagagagaagctGCAAGTCACCCAAAAAGAGAGCCAAGGAAAGCAAGGAG AGGAAGTGTCTAAAGACATCTTGGCTATGCTGTTGAACCCACCACTGATTGCTGCATTTGCGATTGGTGCAGCCTTCTCAGCCACCATCTGTTGTATCTTTCTGTGTTTGACAGGGAAATGTGAAAG ATACAAAGAGAGGATCCCAAAGGACTCAGACTCCAAAAGCCCTTTAACGAACCTGGCGATGGTGGCATGTGAAGACCAACAG ACGGATGCAGGACAGGCTGTGCGGGGCGAACAGACCCCTCTGCAGGTGGTGCTGATGGAGGGAGCTGAAAACACAGAACCCCAGACCAGTGGAGCTGCAGGAAACTCTGCCAAAGGGGATGTGCACTACGCCAGTATCAACTACTCCCTACTGAAGAAGAAGACTCCTGAGGAGGCAGAGAAGGAGACCACCACCACAGAGTCAGAGTACGCCAAAATCAAAcgagagaagaagaaagaaggggatgaagatggaggagagggtagtGGAGTGatggacgaggaggagaacgagccACCGGCAGAGACAGATGAGGATACAACGCTTTACTCCAACGTCAAGGCTATTATGGGTGGTGGTGAGTGA